In a single window of the Nitrospira sp. MA-1 genome:
- a CDS encoding KpsF/GutQ family sugar-phosphate isomerase, with protein MDILQEIRRVIRLEGQAIAHLEESIGLPFEEAIKMLQSCQGKVILTGVGKSGLIANKISATMVSTGTPAVFLHGSEGLHGDIGIVAKEDIVIAVGKSGESEELLALLPFIRKMGARIIAITAQVNSTLARGSDLVLVTPIQEEACPLNMAPTCSTTAALVLGDALAMALMKLRNFQPADFAMFHPGGQLGKRLLLNVGDLMRTGEGNAVIRLSHTIQFMLCEMTSKRAGAVSVLDEEDRLLGLITDFDIRRVLEGGQNIFALTIATVMNPKPSWVYQDEKAVKVLQFMEKREKPISVLPVLDRQEKVVGMIHIHDLISRGL; from the coding sequence ATGGATATTCTTCAAGAAATTCGCCGGGTGATCAGGCTGGAAGGTCAAGCCATTGCGCACCTTGAGGAGAGCATAGGTCTTCCTTTCGAGGAGGCGATAAAGATGTTGCAATCCTGTCAGGGAAAAGTGATTCTTACGGGGGTAGGGAAATCCGGCCTGATAGCGAACAAAATTTCGGCTACGATGGTATCCACCGGCACGCCTGCGGTGTTTTTACATGGCTCGGAGGGGTTGCATGGGGACATTGGGATTGTGGCAAAAGAAGATATCGTGATTGCGGTAGGAAAGTCAGGCGAAAGCGAAGAATTGCTAGCACTACTTCCGTTTATTCGAAAAATGGGCGCACGAATTATTGCCATTACCGCGCAGGTAAATTCCACCCTGGCACGCGGGAGTGATCTTGTTCTTGTGACGCCCATTCAAGAAGAAGCTTGTCCGCTCAATATGGCTCCTACGTGCAGCACCACTGCAGCCTTGGTCTTAGGGGATGCGTTGGCCATGGCCTTGATGAAATTGCGAAACTTTCAGCCAGCCGACTTTGCCATGTTTCACCCTGGTGGACAATTGGGTAAACGACTGCTTTTGAACGTTGGGGATCTGATGCGAACAGGTGAGGGAAATGCGGTAATTCGTCTTTCTCATACGATTCAATTCATGTTGTGTGAAATGACGAGTAAACGTGCTGGCGCAGTGTCTGTGCTGGATGAGGAAGATCGTTTATTGGGATTGATCACCGACTTTGATATTCGTCGGGTGCTGGAAGGGGGGCAAAACATTTTTGCTCTCACCATTGCCACGGTCATGAATCCAAAGCCCAGTTGGGTATATCAGGATGAAAAAGCCGTCAAGGTTCTTCAATTTATGGAAAAACGGGAAAAGCCCATCTCCGTGTTACCCGTCCTTGATCGACAGGAAAAAGTCGTCGGCATGATTCATATTCATGACCTGATTTCCCGTGGTCTATAG
- a CDS encoding O-antigen ligase family protein, whose protein sequence is MSIHLDVGQVGNNPSSKVFSSSDLWVALGWALCAVILLGFSPRLFHIQEYFFFPLLGMAILLCLWERKPFWIHVSLLIPFICFVSWVAFTIPFSIDPMISLREWQKVVAQFAVFYGTCLIVQEQRNDYLLKKVLPVVLLGAIACYTYSLLDFFDRGGNLLDRTIRAGFPKIDGADFTWLSTNVLMVFPLFITGFLAVTHPWKRVMLVCGILLSFLALLLSYSRGVWLAALAQIIVGGYLVHKRHTLRLLIIGIAVFLSIGVVLSQLGLHRETFNSWTIKARLAVWNLSVSDVLNHPIVGVGYGVPILEKRHGQNIVDLEAMNLGIPDIPEKPHNWYLMVVTGTGLPGLALFLWLLAKVGSAIYEEWTKAKTSAHRWLQMGVFLMVLGFSIRIFFEDSFGGSHSYLFWILVGTSAVLVEIRSGEQKPIG, encoded by the coding sequence ATGAGCATCCACTTAGACGTGGGACAAGTCGGTAACAACCCCTCTTCAAAGGTTTTCTCCAGCTCCGATCTTTGGGTTGCCCTGGGGTGGGCCCTTTGTGCGGTCATTCTTTTAGGATTCTCTCCCAGACTATTTCATATTCAAGAATATTTCTTTTTCCCTCTTCTGGGTATGGCAATCCTCCTTTGTTTATGGGAGCGAAAGCCTTTCTGGATTCATGTCTCACTCCTTATCCCGTTTATCTGTTTTGTATCCTGGGTTGCGTTTACGATTCCTTTTTCAATTGATCCTATGATCAGTCTACGGGAATGGCAAAAAGTTGTGGCACAGTTTGCGGTTTTCTATGGAACCTGTTTGATTGTGCAGGAACAACGAAATGATTATTTATTAAAAAAAGTTCTCCCCGTCGTCCTCTTGGGGGCCATTGCTTGTTACACCTATTCCCTTCTGGATTTTTTTGACCGAGGAGGGAATCTTTTAGATCGCACAATTCGTGCGGGTTTTCCAAAAATAGACGGTGCAGACTTTACCTGGTTGAGTACCAATGTGTTGATGGTTTTTCCTCTGTTTATCACGGGATTTTTAGCGGTGACTCATCCATGGAAACGGGTGATGTTGGTCTGTGGCATACTCCTCTCTTTCTTGGCCCTCCTGCTTTCCTATAGTCGTGGTGTCTGGTTAGCAGCCCTGGCGCAAATAATTGTCGGAGGATATCTAGTTCATAAACGGCATACGCTCCGATTGCTGATCATAGGAATAGCGGTATTCCTTTCAATTGGAGTCGTCCTTAGTCAATTGGGGCTACATCGTGAAACCTTCAATTCCTGGACTATTAAGGCTCGGTTAGCGGTATGGAATCTTAGTGTTTCAGATGTTTTGAACCATCCCATTGTTGGAGTCGGTTATGGCGTACCTATTTTAGAAAAACGTCATGGGCAAAATATTGTTGACTTGGAAGCAATGAATCTAGGAATTCCTGATATTCCGGAAAAACCGCATAACTGGTATCTCATGGTGGTCACGGGGACGGGATTACCAGGGCTGGCCTTGTTTCTTTGGTTGCTCGCCAAAGTGGGATCGGCCATTTATGAGGAATGGACAAAAGCTAAAACTTCCGCACATCGGTGGTTACAGATGGGAGTATTTCTGATGGTTCTTGGATTTTCCATTCGTATTTTTTTTGAGGACAGCTTCGGCGGGAGCCATTCCTATCTGTTTTGGATACTTGTCGGTACAAGTGCGGTGCTTGTGGAAATTAGGAGTGGAGAGCAAAAGCCAATTGGGTGA
- a CDS encoding FG-GAP-like repeat-containing protein — MKKIGVVSFGCALFLLVASVAPATAAVVRQPYLQLVTPTSVTVVWRTDLNSADNSQVKYGTVAGSLSQTATGTAVTRSGLNVKDHIVTITGLTAATKYFYNVGTVTNGVQVTGTTQHFFVTAPPVGSATPVRAWVLGDSGDASNNQRNVRDTMLTETALNPPAPNLILHMGDIAYQSGTDAQFTNNHFKIYEDILRQTPLWPTLGNHEVPNSSSSLGIGPYYEAHVLPSSGQAGGVASGTEAYYAFDYANVHFIVLDSMDSSRAPGSPMLTWLQNDLAATGQEWVIAFWHHPPYSKGHDSDNAADSGGRLVNMRETVLPILEAGGVDLVLAGHSHAYERSYLLDGAYGYGTSPNFATPSFNTLLADGHILDAGNGQPSGTGAYQKSAGGVSHEGTVYVVAGHGGHDLDSTHPVHPVMAVFDVAYGSVLLDITGSSLTLRNLRAGGAITDTMSIIKNSTYPPGPIASTDFNKDGKSDIVWRNTSTGASAIWLMNGVNIASNGFPGVVSLAWQIAGGGDVNGDGKSDFVWRNTSSGAVSVWFMNGSTVTSTGFLPGAPLVWQIAGVGDLNGDGRADLIWRNTSSGAVAVWTMNGTTVTSTGFPGSVSLDWVIRQVGDLNGDGKADLVWRKNSTGAVAVWLMNGATITSTGFPSGGSLAWQIAGVGDLNGNGTDDIVWRHASSGAVAVWFMNGATIASTGFPGSVSLNWVNRQVGDLNGDGKADLVWHNTVSGTVAIWLMNGAAITSTGYPATTSLDWQIQ; from the coding sequence ATGAAGAAAATTGGTGTGGTGAGTTTTGGCTGTGCGCTATTTTTACTGGTGGCCTCTGTGGCGCCAGCGACCGCTGCTGTGGTGCGGCAACCCTATCTACAACTCGTCACTCCCACCTCCGTTACGGTGGTGTGGCGCACGGACCTGAATTCAGCAGACAATAGCCAAGTGAAATATGGCACAGTGGCCGGCTCTCTGAGCCAAACGGCGACCGGTACGGCGGTCACACGCTCAGGACTCAACGTCAAGGATCACATTGTTACGATTACCGGGCTAACCGCTGCCACCAAATATTTCTATAACGTCGGCACCGTGACGAACGGTGTGCAAGTTACCGGCACTACTCAGCACTTTTTTGTCACGGCGCCCCCCGTCGGGTCGGCCACACCCGTTCGGGCGTGGGTGCTGGGGGATTCGGGCGACGCCAGTAACAACCAAAGGAATGTGCGGGATACGATGCTGACTGAGACCGCGCTGAATCCGCCAGCTCCCAACTTGATCTTGCACATGGGGGACATTGCGTATCAAAGCGGCACCGACGCACAATTTACCAACAACCATTTTAAGATTTACGAAGATATTCTCCGCCAGACACCTCTTTGGCCGACGCTGGGTAATCATGAGGTTCCGAACAGCTCCAGTTCCCTGGGCATTGGGCCTTACTACGAAGCCCATGTCCTGCCGAGCAGCGGCCAAGCGGGAGGGGTGGCCTCCGGCACCGAAGCCTACTATGCCTTTGATTACGCCAATGTGCATTTCATTGTGCTCGACTCCATGGACAGTAGTCGGGCTCCGGGCTCGCCGATGTTGACCTGGTTACAGAATGATCTGGCTGCCACCGGGCAAGAGTGGGTGATCGCCTTCTGGCATCATCCGCCTTATTCGAAAGGCCACGACTCGGACAATGCCGCCGACTCCGGTGGACGATTGGTCAATATGCGGGAGACGGTGCTACCCATTCTGGAGGCCGGCGGAGTGGATTTGGTCCTTGCGGGGCATTCTCATGCCTATGAGCGGTCTTACCTCCTGGATGGCGCCTACGGCTATGGCACCTCACCTAACTTTGCTACACCGTCCTTCAATACCCTATTGGCCGATGGCCATATTCTGGATGCGGGCAATGGCCAGCCCTCGGGCACCGGAGCGTATCAGAAAAGTGCCGGAGGTGTGTCGCACGAGGGAACCGTGTATGTCGTGGCCGGCCATGGGGGGCATGATCTTGATTCCACCCATCCCGTGCATCCGGTCATGGCGGTGTTTGATGTGGCCTATGGCTCGGTGCTCCTCGACATCACGGGCAGCAGCCTCACCCTCCGAAATCTGCGGGCAGGAGGCGCTATCACCGACACCATGAGCATTATCAAAAATTCCACTTATCCACCTGGTCCAATTGCTTCGACTGACTTTAATAAGGACGGAAAATCCGATATTGTTTGGCGGAATACCAGTACTGGGGCCTCGGCCATTTGGCTCATGAACGGTGTTAATATCGCCTCTAACGGGTTTCCAGGCGTGGTGTCTTTAGCATGGCAGATCGCTGGAGGCGGCGATGTTAATGGAGACGGGAAGTCGGACTTTGTCTGGCGAAATACGAGCAGTGGTGCAGTGTCGGTGTGGTTCATGAATGGATCAACCGTCACGTCGACGGGTTTTTTACCCGGGGCCCCTTTAGTGTGGCAGATTGCGGGCGTGGGAGATCTCAATGGCGATGGGAGGGCTGACCTCATCTGGCGAAATACTAGCAGTGGCGCAGTGGCGGTGTGGACTATGAATGGGACGACTGTAACCTCGACAGGATTTCCAGGTAGTGTCTCGTTGGATTGGGTGATCCGGCAAGTAGGCGATCTCAATGGCGATGGGAAAGCCGACCTCGTCTGGCGTAAAAACAGCACAGGGGCTGTGGCTGTGTGGCTAATGAATGGGGCAACTATTACGTCGACGGGTTTTCCGTCAGGTGGATCCTTAGCGTGGCAGATTGCAGGAGTGGGAGATTTGAATGGGAATGGCACGGACGACATTGTTTGGCGCCATGCGAGCTCAGGTGCGGTAGCTGTGTGGTTTATGAATGGGGCGACCATCGCATCGACAGGCTTTCCGGGGAGTGTTTCGTTAAATTGGGTGAATCGGCAGGTGGGCGATCTCAATGGTGATGGGAAGGCCGACCTCGTCTGGCATAATACAGTTAGTGGTACAGTAGCGATATGGTTAATGAATGGGGCGGCCATAACCTCAACAGGCTATCCCGCTACTACGTCCCTAGATTGGCAAATTCAATAG
- a CDS encoding VCBS repeat-containing protein: protein MKRNTCRSSGWVAGSLATAMLVMGTASMAAAAGFTAYNDLAWGTGQLETNITKYTSPDGGSGLPSTGLLKDFATGVDTGVTLAVTGGSYLGAPQATQGADPTTGDAFMIFDGKVSGQGALSYVDAVGSSLVLTFSGLNPNRTYDLAYFAHRNANGWDRASLVTISGTAGRTNTSSVATDNPSEPGGVIFSGPGDSSTRLPADNDNGYVARWSEVSPGSDGIVVLTISFDGSAGEQYKGKYGSAVRLIESSGSVGHDLDGDGKADLVWRHTNGNAAVWLLNGTAVPSSMGSLGGVSSAWQVAGVGDTDADGKADIIWRNTTSGAVAVWLMNGVTMTSAGFPGTASTAWQIQGVGDLNGDGKADLVWRHTNGSAAVWLLNGTAAPSSMGSLGVVSSAYQISGVGDTDADGKADIIWRNTTSGLVAVWLMDGVTMTSAGFPGTASTVWSIQGVGDLNGDDKADLVWRHTNGSAAVWLLNGTAAPSSTGSLGVVSSAWEIRQVGDTDADGNADIIWRNTTSGAVSVWLMNGTTLTSAGFPGSASTSWEIQP, encoded by the coding sequence ATGAAAAGGAATACATGTCGGTCTTCAGGGTGGGTAGCGGGTTCACTAGCGACTGCTATGTTGGTTATGGGGACGGCGTCTATGGCCGCTGCGGCGGGTTTTACCGCATATAACGATTTGGCCTGGGGTACCGGTCAGCTCGAAACGAATATCACGAAGTACACCTCGCCAGATGGCGGTTCTGGCTTGCCCAGTACCGGCTTACTTAAAGATTTTGCCACTGGTGTCGATACCGGCGTCACCCTAGCCGTTACGGGGGGCTCATATCTCGGTGCTCCCCAGGCCACTCAAGGGGCAGATCCAACCACAGGAGATGCCTTTATGATCTTTGATGGCAAGGTCAGCGGCCAGGGCGCGCTTTCCTATGTCGATGCTGTTGGCAGTTCCCTCGTGTTGACCTTTAGCGGGCTCAATCCAAACAGGACGTACGATTTGGCCTATTTCGCTCATCGAAATGCGAACGGGTGGGATCGGGCTTCCCTTGTGACCATTTCCGGAACGGCTGGGCGAACGAATACGAGTTCGGTGGCAACTGATAATCCCAGTGAGCCTGGGGGTGTGATTTTCTCTGGTCCTGGGGATAGCTCAACTCGGTTACCGGCCGACAATGACAATGGCTATGTGGCGCGGTGGAGTGAGGTGAGTCCCGGCAGCGATGGTATCGTGGTGCTGACTATTAGTTTTGATGGAAGTGCGGGTGAGCAATACAAGGGAAAGTATGGCAGTGCAGTCCGATTGATTGAGTCATCTGGTTCTGTTGGCCATGATTTGGATGGGGATGGCAAAGCCGACCTTGTCTGGCGACATACAAATGGTAATGCTGCGGTATGGTTGCTGAATGGGACAGCGGTTCCCTCCTCCATGGGCTCTCTAGGAGGCGTGAGCTCTGCATGGCAGGTTGCGGGAGTGGGTGATACGGATGCTGATGGCAAGGCGGATATCATTTGGCGCAATACCACGAGCGGCGCAGTGGCTGTATGGCTGATGAACGGGGTGACCATGACTTCCGCTGGTTTTCCCGGCACAGCATCCACGGCCTGGCAAATTCAGGGAGTGGGGGATCTAAATGGTGACGGCAAAGCCGACCTTGTTTGGCGACACACGAATGGGAGTGCTGCGGTATGGTTGCTGAATGGGACAGCGGCTCCTTCCTCCATGGGCTCATTGGGTGTGGTGAGTTCGGCGTATCAAATTTCGGGAGTTGGTGATACGGATGCCGATGGTAAGGCGGATATCATTTGGCGCAATACCACGAGCGGCCTTGTGGCCGTGTGGCTGATGGATGGGGTGACCATGACTTCCGCTGGCTTCCCCGGCACTGCGTCGACAGTTTGGTCCATCCAGGGAGTCGGGGACCTGAACGGTGATGACAAGGCCGACCTTGTCTGGCGGCACACGAATGGAAGTGCTGCGGTATGGTTGCTGAATGGGACAGCGGCTCCCTCCTCCACCGGCTCATTAGGTGTGGTGAGCTCTGCCTGGGAAATTAGACAGGTGGGTGATACCGATGCCGATGGCAACGCGGATATCATCTGGCGAAATACCACGAGTGGGGCAGTGTCTGTGTGGCTGATGAACGGGACGACTCTGACCTCCGCTGGTTTCCCCGGCAGCGCATCGACCTCCTGGGAAATTCAACCTTAG